The Polyangiaceae bacterium genome includes a region encoding these proteins:
- a CDS encoding phytanoyl-CoA dioxygenase family protein yields the protein MLPFIDANADDVHVLAERDGYLFFPRLLPTSVVLELRARALDIAADLGWLAQGSPRLAAVSTPGLGLGAYDDPRWITFLQRLLPDPLFSALRDHPALIQTLTRVLGRAPRAERGDLCRVVSGDGDERATRPHQDRFYISGEGELWTAWLPLGDCPVELGALALLPGSHRRGLLPHSGEPMKQAITLPPDTRWHSQDLAAGDVLFFSGLTVHCALPNERAPRLRLSVDYRYA from the coding sequence ATGCTGCCATTCATCGACGCCAACGCCGACGACGTTCACGTGCTCGCCGAGCGCGACGGCTACCTGTTCTTCCCGCGCCTGTTGCCGACGTCCGTCGTGCTCGAGCTGCGCGCCCGCGCCCTCGACATCGCGGCGGACCTCGGTTGGCTCGCGCAGGGATCGCCGCGCCTGGCGGCCGTCTCCACGCCGGGGCTCGGCCTCGGCGCCTATGACGACCCGCGTTGGATCACGTTCCTGCAACGACTGCTGCCGGACCCGCTGTTCAGCGCGCTCCGCGATCATCCCGCCCTGATCCAGACGCTCACACGCGTCCTCGGCCGAGCGCCCCGCGCCGAGCGCGGCGACCTGTGCCGCGTCGTCTCCGGCGACGGCGACGAACGCGCGACGCGCCCCCACCAAGATCGCTTCTACATATCCGGCGAAGGCGAGCTATGGACCGCGTGGCTTCCCCTCGGCGATTGCCCTGTGGAGCTCGGCGCCCTCGCGCTGCTCCCCGGGTCCCACCGCCGCGGCTTGCTCCCGCACTCCGGCGAACCCATGAAGCAAGCCATCACCCTGCCGCCCGACACGCGCTGGCACAGCCAAGATCTCGCCGCCGGGGACGTGCTCTTCTTCAGCGGGCTCACGGTGCACTGCGCCCTGCCCAACGAGCGCGCACCGCGCCTCCGCCTCAGCGTCGACTACCGCTACGCCTGA
- a CDS encoding radical SAM protein: MARVVLVNPAGREPVRSPLLAFGYLAASLEARGHEVKIVDAAASRAPTDQVAAAVRAAEPTLVGIHVKTLEAQPAYALAQALPEQTLVAGGPHATVRPTEPLAHGFDHVIVGEAERALPDLLERPAHLTPTQDFLRDLDALPSPLGALHLFDPKHYTCPVYSGLLSSRGCPEACTFCANQVTGRSFRFRSAESVAREAAALRDQHGITAFAFFDDSFAVGRRRVRELCSALAPLGMHFTCTAHPAHLDREILTLLARAGCTGIDLGVESGDSERLLRIGKGVTTTRVLEVLADAARVGITTVVNVMVGWPGETERELEGTLRFIERARPLAGGFNARGVLVPHPGTPEYELHHEAHGFTEWWLREPPLPYAPFPTEWSTAEVRRAYATDPALDRNFYELPPAVLVLAREVLEKKAAYTLEKLAAPPRVPAAGAR, from the coding sequence GTGGCCCGCGTCGTTCTCGTGAACCCGGCGGGGCGCGAGCCCGTGCGCTCGCCGCTGCTCGCCTTCGGTTACCTCGCGGCGAGCCTCGAGGCGCGCGGCCACGAAGTGAAGATCGTGGACGCGGCCGCGAGTCGCGCGCCCACCGACCAGGTCGCGGCGGCGGTGCGCGCGGCGGAGCCGACGCTGGTCGGCATTCACGTCAAGACGCTGGAAGCACAGCCCGCGTATGCGCTCGCGCAGGCGCTGCCGGAGCAGACGCTGGTGGCGGGAGGGCCGCACGCCACGGTGCGCCCGACGGAACCGCTGGCCCACGGCTTCGATCACGTGATCGTGGGGGAGGCCGAGCGCGCATTGCCGGATCTGCTCGAGCGCCCCGCGCATCTCACTCCGACTCAGGATTTCCTACGCGACCTCGACGCGCTGCCGAGCCCCCTCGGCGCGCTGCACCTGTTCGATCCGAAGCACTACACCTGCCCCGTGTACAGCGGCTTGCTGTCGAGCCGCGGCTGCCCCGAAGCATGTACCTTCTGCGCCAACCAAGTCACCGGACGGAGCTTCCGCTTTCGCAGCGCCGAGAGCGTCGCACGCGAGGCCGCCGCATTGCGCGATCAGCACGGCATCACCGCGTTTGCGTTCTTCGACGACAGCTTCGCCGTCGGCCGCCGCCGCGTGCGCGAGCTGTGCTCGGCCCTCGCGCCCCTCGGCATGCACTTCACCTGCACCGCGCATCCCGCCCACCTCGATCGCGAAATCTTGACGTTGCTCGCGCGCGCGGGCTGCACCGGGATCGACCTGGGCGTGGAGAGCGGCGATAGCGAACGCCTGTTGCGCATCGGCAAGGGCGTCACCACGACCCGTGTGCTGGAGGTGTTGGCGGACGCCGCGCGGGTCGGCATCACCACCGTGGTCAACGTGATGGTGGGATGGCCCGGCGAGACCGAGCGCGAGCTCGAAGGCACGCTCCGGTTCATCGAGCGCGCGCGGCCGCTGGCTGGTGGTTTCAATGCTCGGGGCGTGCTGGTGCCGCACCCCGGCACGCCGGAGTACGAGCTCCACCACGAGGCGCACGGCTTCACGGAGTGGTGGCTCCGCGAGCCGCCGCTGCCTTACGCGCCGTTTCCGACGGAGTGGTCCACCGCCGAAGTGCGGCGTGCCTACGCGACGGACCCGGCCCTCGATCGCAACTTCTACGAGCTCCCGCCGGCGGTGCTGGTCCTGGCCCGTGAAGTGCTCGAGAAGAAGGCGGCGTACACGCTGGAAAAGCTCGCAGCTCCGCCCCGCGTGCCCGCCGCTGGAGCGCGCTGA